In Sphingobacterium sp. SYP-B4668, the sequence AAGGCGGAAGAAAAGGATTTCAAACGAGAGGTGTTAGGAATTATTGACAGCTTAGAGCCAGACTTAATTTGTTTTCAAGAGTATTATAGCAAAATAAAGGGTAAGCATGTCTATGCCAAGGAACTGAAAGAAAACTATGGTTATAAATATTGGTATTTTGAACCGGCTTCTGTGAACGACTATGAAGCGTATGGACAAGCTATCTTTTCCAAATATCCGATAACCCACTCGGGGACGATTGTCAAAAATGAATTTGGGATCAACCGTATCATCTACGCTGATATAGAGAGGGGAAATCAAAAAATCCGGGTGTACAATGTTCACTTGCGTTCATTTGCGCTACAGAATGAGGATAAAGAATTTATCCAAAACCCTTCTGGAGAAGCGGACAAAACGAAAACAAGACGTGTCGGGAGAAAACTAAAACAAGCATTTGCATCACGCAGTGAGCAAGCAGAGGCCCTAAAAGAGCATATTCAGAATACCGAAACCCCGTATCTAGTCATGGGCGATTTCAACGATACGCCCATGTCCTATAGCGTGAATCTGATTGGTAAAGGTATGAAAAATGCATTTCAGGAGAAGGGCTCAGGCTGGGGGGTGACGCACTATGAAATGTTGCCTATCTTTCAGATTGACTACATCTTGACAAGCCAAGATTTCAACATCCTTAACTATCAAATCGTCAAGAGGAAGCTTTCGGATCATTATCCAATTTGGGCAGATATTCAATTAAAGCATTAATGCATAAAAGATGGATCGAGCAATTTGACGGCTTGATCGATAAAAACATCATGCCTATTCCTCACCTTAAAGTACGCATCTCGTCCAAAATAGAAACGCCCAACAAGTGATTCAATATCGGTCTGAATCAGCTGGTGAAGATCATCTTCCTGTCTTTTATTTAAGTGTAGCCCTTTATTTTTTAAATAGGTCATAAACTCTGCATATTCTTTATCAGGTAAATGGTAGCCTTGTAAAAAATTTTCTATAGAGTAAGCGGGAGATTTTTTTGTGAATCGCTCGTACACGAATTGTTCAATCAAACTGGAGGAATTTATTTCTCTATATTTGAGACTTACAGCATTCGAATCTATCGGCACTAGGACATCAGGAGAAATACCTCCTCCGTTGAATACACGATTACCTGCTTTTGTGACAAAGGCTTTCGTATGTTGATAGGTAGTGTCCAGAAGCCACAGCTGCTCTGTCTGGTTTTGAAAAAACTGCGGATTGAGGGCGTATTTTTTTTGAATATCGCGTCCTAAAGGGGTATAATAGCGAGCTACACTGAGATTCATCGTCGACCCATCCGGCAACTCGAATCGCTCTTGTACCATACCTTTACCATAGGATCGTCGGCCTACAATGGTGCCTCGATCCAAGTCTTGGATGGCACCAGCAAATATCTCACTTGCGGAAGCAGAGTTTTCATTGATCAGCACGGCGACCTTGCCTTCAGCAAACTCGCCATCAGCAGCAGAAAAATAATCTTTCCTCAACTCATTATATCCTTCGGTATAGACGAGCAATTTTTTATCTTTAAAAAATTCACTTGCTAATTGAATGGCCGAGTGGAGATAGCCACCGCCATTTTCTCTAAGGTCGACCACCAAGCTGCTTGCTCCACGCTTTTGAAGCTCTTTAAGGGCCTTTCTAAACTCTTCCGCGGTTTTAAGGCCGAATCTCCGAATTTTGATATATGCGACGGTGGGCTTAATAATATATGCTGCATCCAACGAACTAACATTAACCTGATCGCGAATGACTTTAATTGGCTTTCCAAGAAGATATCCTTCCCTTTTGACAAAGATCTGTAAGGCGCTGCCTCTTTTGCCGCGAATGAGCTTATCTACCTCACTTAAGGGCTTCTGTACACCGGCAATGTTGACATTATCAATCTTCAACAATTGATCTCCCACTCTAAAGCCTGCCTTATCGGCGGGTCCATTCGGAATAATACTGACGACAAGGAGCGTATCGTTAAGATTAAAGTACTCCAATCCAATACCTTCGAAAGTACCTTCTAAGGTTTCATTGAAATTTTGTGCCGCTTCGGGTTGCAAATAAGTAGAATACGGGTCTAAATGGGATAATACATGGGCGATAGCTTCATCCTGTACGCCATCCATATTAAGACTGTCAACATATGTTTTGGAAATGAGGTCCATCATGCCCTGAATCTTATACGTATTGTCAACTCCCAAGGGATCCAAAATACCTCCCGAAGCACTTCGTTGTTCATTCGAATAATATTGACCTAAAATGAGACCTAGCATAAGCACCCCACCGTATGTCGCCGCCACAAAAAGATTCCGTTTTGTATTTTTCTGCATGTCTAGATTTTCCGACACAAAATTAAAGAGTTTTTAAAAATTTTTAGTTATAAATTATCAGATAATATAGTAACAAATCAATCTTTATTTAGTTTTTAATCAGGATTTTTACCAAATTTGACGCTGAAACGATAATCGAAATTTAATTCTTCAAAATCATGCACGAAATCGAACCTTTTTACAACTGGAGAGACGATTATATTGCTTCTGAAGATGACCGTTCCCCTTTTTTTGGAACCATCTATAACGAGTTTGAATACGACAAACAAATCTACAACTTCTTGCTGCATCCGCAATGGGATCATTTTGGTTCGAGTACGCTCTATCTAAAAGTCATTTATGCAGATTATGACAAAGGATATGCTATTATCGAATTCATTGGAGAATGGAATGATGCGATTTATAATGACATTATGATCTTGAAAAGGGAACTGATTGATTTGATGATAGATGAAGGAGTCAACAAGTTCATTTTAATCGGGGAAAACATCCTTAATTTCCATGCTTCAGATGACCTATACTATGAAGAATGGTTTCAGGATGTTGAAGATGGATGGATTGCGGGGCTCAACTTCCGGGCGCATGTAATTGAAGAATTCAAAGCTCATAATATTGACTACTATATCAATTTTGGGGGTGTATTTGATCAGATGCCTTGGCGGACGTTAAAACCTAAACAACTTTTTCATCATGTGGATGAGCAATTGATGAAGCGCTTGGGTCATTGATGGAGGATTTAAAGAACAAATGCTTGTCTCTATTCAGCAGAATCTCCTGGAGATCGTTTTCGGTTTCTGAATTAGTTCATTAACTTTGTTAGGTTGAAACCGAGATGTAGATAATGTGGACCTATATGGCAACATTATTTAAGCGAACTCTCATCGGCAATCGAGAATACAATAATTAGATGAAAATATAAATCAAACGTTATGTCATTTAGAGTCGAAAAAGATACTATGGGCGAAGTACAGGTACCTGCAGATAAATATTGGGGTGCACAAACTGAACGCTCACGTAATAATTTCAAGATTGGACCTGCTGCATCTATGCCGCATGAAATTATAGAGGGATTTGCTTATTTAAAAAAAGCTGCTGCATATGCCAACCATGAGCTTGGGGTATTGCCTATCGAAAAACGGGATGCAATAGCTACAGTATGTGATGAAATATTGGCAGGCAAATTGGATGATCAATTCCCGTTGGTTATTTGGCAGACTGGCTCTGGTACACAATCTAACATGAATGTGAATGAAGTGGTCGCCAACCGTGCGCAGGTATTGGCGGGATATGGAATTGGTGAGGGTGAACCTGTACTAAAAGCGAATGATGATGTCAACAAGTCCCAATCATCTAATGACACTTATCCTACAGGTATGCACATCGCGGCTTACAAAGCGGTAGTGGAAGTGACTATTCCAGGTGTTGAAAAACTTCGTGACACCTTGGCCAAAAAATCTGCAGACTTCATGAACGTTGTGAAAATAGGTCGTACGCATTTAATGGATGCTACGCCTTTGACATTAGGTCAAGAATTGTCTGGATATGTAGCACAGCTGAACTATGGTCTAAAAGCGGTCAAAAACACACTTGCACACTTATCAGAAGTAGCCTTGGGAGGGACCGCGGTAGGGACCGGACTGAACACTCCTGCAGGATATGATGTGACCGTGGCAAAATATATCGCTCAATTTACCGGCCATCCATTCGTGACGGCAGAAAATAAATTTGAGGCCTTAGCGGCCCATGATGCAATTGTTGAGACACACGGTGCTTTGAAACAATTGGCTGTATCTTTGAATAAAATTGCTAACGACATTCGTATGTTGGCTTCTGGTCCTCGCTCCGGTATTGGCGAAATCTTGATCCCGGAGAATGAACCAGGATCGTCTATCATGCCAGGGAAAGTAAACCCTACGCAATGTGAGGCTTTAACAATGGTGGCTGCACAGGTTATGGGTAATGACGTGGCAATCACTATCGGTGGCACTCAAGGACACTATGAATTGAATGTATTCAAACCCTTAATGGCAGCTAATTTCCTACAATCTGCGCGATTATTAGGAGATGCGTGTGTTTCTTTTGAGGAACACTGTGCTAGTGGCATAGAGCCTAACCACAAGCGCATTAAAGAACTGGTAGACAATTCATTGATGCTGGTAACCGCATTGAATACGAAAATCGGTTATTATAAAGCTGCTGAAATTGCACAAACGGCACACCGTAATGGGACCACACTTAAAGAAGAGGCTGTACGTCTTGGCTATGTAACGCCTGAGGATTTTGATGCGTGGGTGAAACCAGAAGAAATGGTTGGAAACCTAAAATAACATGGGGGAGCCATTGATTAATAAATCATTATTTCTAAAAGCATACCTACTTCCAATAGTAGGTATGCTTTTGATTTTTGGAGGTTGCCAAGCGAGATCGGATATGCAGGGAGAAGGAGCCGACTATCTTCAAGGTGTATGGCAGCAGGATAGCATCCCTAGTCAGGGACAGATGTTGTCATATACTTTACATGAGTTTAAATTCACGTGTGACTCTATCTATGCAAAAATGGACGTGCATACGAAAATCCAACGTATCCCAGACAGCTGCTATAATGGCGGTCAGTGGTCGGAATACGCAAAGGCTGTATACGTGGTGAGGGGTGACAGTATCATTGTAGAAGGAATCTATACAAAGGCTAACGGCAAACAAAAAATATCGGGCTGCTATAAACAGGGGCAATATCTTCCTCGGTTTCGAATAGCACAGTACAGTCAGGATTCGCTTGTATTAGAGAGTCGTTATGACCAACGTCCCATCGTGCTGCGTAAAATCAAAGATATCACCTGCGTACCGAAGAAACGCTGGGAGTTGTAATCTTACTACAAATCAGATATTCACATGGAGGGCCATAATATCTATATCAGTAATCTACGTGTAGCGGCTACCATTGGCGTCATCTTGATACATGCAACGACAGGATATCTGCAACAAGTGCCAATCGGATCATTCAACTGGGATTATGCAAATTGGATGAATGGCTTTACACGTTATGCTGTTCCGATTTTTGTCATGATTTCGGGCGCACTTTTGCTTCATAAGGAAGAAAGCACATTGGATTTCTATCGTAAAAGGCTTTTGAAAATCGTACCTCCTTTCCTGTTTTGGACATTGGTCTATATCATTTATTATTTTTGGAAATCTGGTACTTGGGATAATCTTTCTATGCAGCAGATTACATCCATTAGTTGGACCAAATTCAGAACAGGTGCTAATGCCCATCTTTGGTATCTATATATGATTATGGGGTTGTATCTTGCTATTCCTTTTTTACGAAAGATGGTAAAACACTGCTCAACTCGTGAATTGGAGCTCTTTCTCCTGATTTGGTTTGTCTCCCTTTTTATTGTGAACAAAAGATGGCAAGATATTGTAATCCGTATAGACCTGACTTTTTTTACAAACTACATCGGTTACCTCGTATTGGGGTATTATCTTTCTATACAGGATTTTAGAAAGTCTCGGATCTGGTTTGTAATCCTTTGGTTGGCAAGCTGCGCATTTACGATTTATATAACACATACCCTCAGTGTCTCGCAGCAAAAGTATGACCCTTCATTTTATGGCTATGTCCTTCCAAATATAGCAGTCGCTGCTACTGCGTTTTTTGTATGCATAAAGTACTTTTCTAAGAGGGTAACCTCTCCCCTCTGGATAAGTTTGATTGATAAATATAGCTTTGGGATATACTTAGCGCACATCATCGTATTAAACTATGTGCACCCAGAGCTACCTGATGCAATCTGGCTGAAGGTACCGTTGGCAACGATTGCTACATTAGTGGGTAGTGTGCTATTGGTGTACATCATTCAAAAAGTGCCCTATGGGAAATATGTATCGGGGTAACACACAAAAGGCGTCATTAAATGACGCCTTTTGTGTGTTACACTTTATAAAAATGACTTATCTAAAATTAGAAAGGCAAATCATCGTCATCTGCACCAGATGAGGAAATATCTACAGGAGCAGGCATATCACCATATCCGGGAGCTGCAGCAGCGGCACTACCTGCCAATTTAGTCACTCTCCATGCTACCAATGAGTTAAAATAAGTAGTCATTCCGTCTTTGTTTGTCCAAGGACGTCCACGTAAGTTAAATGAAATTTCAATCTCTTCACCAATCGTCAAGTTATCAAAGATTGATGTTCTATCTTGCGTAGCTTCAAAACGAATATATTCTACAAATTGTGGATTTTCTGCGTAAGCAACGATCAAATCACGTTTCTTGAATGATTCTGTTACCTGCTGAGTCGCCCCAACTTCATGTACTTTTCCTCTAATTTCCATAATGCTAAATATTAAACCGTAAAAATAAGCAATTTTTGACTACAAGATTAACTAACTTTGCCAAAATTACTATGGAAGTTTTCAACACCCCCAATAAGGTCATTATTACGTGCAATAAGAGACTGAGTCCTTATCTACAACAGGAAGTAGAAGAATTAGGTTACGAAATCAAACGATCGTTCGGAACAGGAGTAGAACTATACTGCTCTGTTAATGAAACGATTAAATTGAATCTAAATCTTAGAACTGCCTCCCAAATCCTGTATTCTCTAAAGGCTTTTGATGCGAGCAATCCTGAGGAGCTGTATCGCGAATTGATGGAGATTGAATGGGAAAATCTTATTTCCTTCGATGGCTATTTTTCTGTCACATCGAATGTGAATAATGAG encodes:
- a CDS encoding endonuclease/exonuclease/phosphatase family protein yields the protein MAKIRFLKKKLGFLSKAVFFANTLAVAALLLSYSASFINPKIFWFIAFFGIAYLPILLINIGFVGYWLMRKPKYALISLLTIILGWNLLTKHWNFGGGDIQKVSVADSSIRVLSFNVHLFKIAEKAEEKDFKREVLGIIDSLEPDLICFQEYYSKIKGKHVYAKELKENYGYKYWYFEPASVNDYEAYGQAIFSKYPITHSGTIVKNEFGINRIIYADIERGNQKIRVYNVHLRSFALQNEDKEFIQNPSGEADKTKTRRVGRKLKQAFASRSEQAEALKEHIQNTETPYLVMGDFNDTPMSYSVNLIGKGMKNAFQEKGSGWGVTHYEMLPIFQIDYILTSQDFNILNYQIVKRKLSDHYPIWADIQLKH
- a CDS encoding S41 family peptidase, encoding MQKNTKRNLFVAATYGGVLMLGLILGQYYSNEQRSASGGILDPLGVDNTYKIQGMMDLISKTYVDSLNMDGVQDEAIAHVLSHLDPYSTYLQPEAAQNFNETLEGTFEGIGLEYFNLNDTLLVVSIIPNGPADKAGFRVGDQLLKIDNVNIAGVQKPLSEVDKLIRGKRGSALQIFVKREGYLLGKPIKVIRDQVNVSSLDAAYIIKPTVAYIKIRRFGLKTAEEFRKALKELQKRGASSLVVDLRENGGGYLHSAIQLASEFFKDKKLLVYTEGYNELRKDYFSAADGEFAEGKVAVLINENSASASEIFAGAIQDLDRGTIVGRRSYGKGMVQERFELPDGSTMNLSVARYYTPLGRDIQKKYALNPQFFQNQTEQLWLLDTTYQHTKAFVTKAGNRVFNGGGISPDVLVPIDSNAVSLKYREINSSSLIEQFVYERFTKKSPAYSIENFLQGYHLPDKEYAEFMTYLKNKGLHLNKRQEDDLHQLIQTDIESLVGRFYFGRDAYFKVRNRHDVFIDQAVKLLDPSFMH
- the fumC gene encoding class II fumarate hydratase; the encoded protein is MSFRVEKDTMGEVQVPADKYWGAQTERSRNNFKIGPAASMPHEIIEGFAYLKKAAAYANHELGVLPIEKRDAIATVCDEILAGKLDDQFPLVIWQTGSGTQSNMNVNEVVANRAQVLAGYGIGEGEPVLKANDDVNKSQSSNDTYPTGMHIAAYKAVVEVTIPGVEKLRDTLAKKSADFMNVVKIGRTHLMDATPLTLGQELSGYVAQLNYGLKAVKNTLAHLSEVALGGTAVGTGLNTPAGYDVTVAKYIAQFTGHPFVTAENKFEALAAHDAIVETHGALKQLAVSLNKIANDIRMLASGPRSGIGEILIPENEPGSSIMPGKVNPTQCEALTMVAAQVMGNDVAITIGGTQGHYELNVFKPLMAANFLQSARLLGDACVSFEEHCASGIEPNHKRIKELVDNSLMLVTALNTKIGYYKAAEIAQTAHRNGTTLKEEAVRLGYVTPEDFDAWVKPEEMVGNLK
- a CDS encoding fumarate hydratase, with protein sequence MGEPLINKSLFLKAYLLPIVGMLLIFGGCQARSDMQGEGADYLQGVWQQDSIPSQGQMLSYTLHEFKFTCDSIYAKMDVHTKIQRIPDSCYNGGQWSEYAKAVYVVRGDSIIVEGIYTKANGKQKISGCYKQGQYLPRFRIAQYSQDSLVLESRYDQRPIVLRKIKDITCVPKKRWEL
- a CDS encoding acyltransferase; the protein is MEGHNIYISNLRVAATIGVILIHATTGYLQQVPIGSFNWDYANWMNGFTRYAVPIFVMISGALLLHKEESTLDFYRKRLLKIVPPFLFWTLVYIIYYFWKSGTWDNLSMQQITSISWTKFRTGANAHLWYLYMIMGLYLAIPFLRKMVKHCSTRELELFLLIWFVSLFIVNKRWQDIVIRIDLTFFTNYIGYLVLGYYLSIQDFRKSRIWFVILWLASCAFTIYITHTLSVSQQKYDPSFYGYVLPNIAVAATAFFVCIKYFSKRVTSPLWISLIDKYSFGIYLAHIIVLNYVHPELPDAIWLKVPLATIATLVGSVLLVYIIQKVPYGKYVSG
- a CDS encoding DUF3127 domain-containing protein; its protein translation is MEIRGKVHEVGATQQVTESFKKRDLIVAYAENPQFVEYIRFEATQDRTSIFDNLTIGEEIEISFNLRGRPWTNKDGMTTYFNSLVAWRVTKLAGSAAAAAPGYGDMPAPVDISSSGADDDDLPF